One window from the genome of Candidatus Zixiibacteriota bacterium encodes:
- a CDS encoding sugar phosphate nucleotidyltransferase, which yields MRVVIPVAGSGTRLRPHTYSQPKPLLEVGGKPIIAHLLDPIVKLHPEEVIFVIGYMGERIREYVESNYSFKATFVEQDKLLGLGYALHMAIRGISGGDVLILLGDTIVCCDLTRFVNAGDSVLGVLPVDDPQRFGVVTIKDGRVTKLVEKPEHPESNLALIGLYYFRDVVPIRDVLGSHVESGRMTRGEIQFTDALQMLLDRGAVMVPHEVREWFDCGKKETMLSTNRHLVAEFAQNRTIAGSTVKAPVFIHSKAQIVNSEIGPSVSISEGTVVRNSRIEDSIIGRNCMIEDTELRESLIGNEVKIRGGRMTVNLGDSSEVEAG from the coding sequence ATGAGAGTTGTCATTCCGGTTGCCGGATCGGGCACCCGTCTGAGGCCGCACACCTATTCCCAGCCCAAGCCGCTATTGGAGGTGGGCGGAAAGCCGATCATTGCCCATCTGCTTGATCCGATTGTCAAGCTCCACCCTGAGGAAGTGATTTTTGTAATCGGTTACATGGGAGAAAGAATCCGGGAGTACGTGGAGAGTAACTACTCTTTCAAGGCCACCTTTGTCGAGCAGGACAAACTGCTGGGCCTCGGCTACGCTCTCCACATGGCTATCCGTGGCATTTCTGGTGGCGACGTGCTCATCTTACTTGGCGATACGATCGTATGTTGCGACCTCACCCGCTTCGTAAACGCCGGCGACAGTGTACTTGGTGTGCTGCCGGTCGACGATCCCCAGCGCTTCGGTGTGGTGACGATAAAAGATGGTCGAGTGACAAAGCTGGTCGAAAAGCCGGAACATCCGGAAAGCAACCTGGCGCTTATCGGGCTTTACTACTTCAGGGATGTCGTGCCAATACGCGACGTATTGGGGAGCCATGTCGAATCGGGTCGGATGACCCGCGGTGAGATTCAATTCACGGACGCCCTACAGATGCTCCTTGATCGCGGTGCCGTCATGGTTCCTCATGAGGTTCGCGAGTGGTTTGACTGCGGCAAAAAAGAAACTATGTTGTCGACCAACCGCCACCTGGTGGCCGAATTCGCCCAGAACCGCACGATTGCCGGCTCAACTGTCAAGGCCCCGGTATTTATTCACTCCAAAGCACAGATCGTCAATTCCGAGATCGGCCCGTCGGTATCGATTTCCGAAGGCACGGTGGTTCGTAACTCACGAATTGAGGATTCGATCATCGGCCGCAACTGCATGATCGAAGACACCGAACTCAGA